A window of Pseudomonas monteilii contains these coding sequences:
- a CDS encoding AMP-binding protein, with protein sequence MNQPSHTRGHQDVPLLTTTLGQAFDATVARHADGEALVVRHQGLRYTWRQLAEQIDILARALMALGVGLGDRVGIWSPNCAEWCILQIASAKVGAILVTINPAYRVAELEYVLRQSGCRWLVCAGTFKTSDYHAMVQALVPQTSRRVPGEWISERLPELRGVISLAHEPPSGFLPWRALADRAGQTSIEAYEARQRQLRCEQPVNIQYTSGTTGAPKGATLSHHNILNNGRMVGRSLGLTAHDRLVIPVPLYHCFGMVMANLGCLTHGSTMIYPNDAFDAELTLRTVAEERASVLYGVPTMFIALLDHPVRTQLDLSSLRSGVMAGATCPIEVMRRVIDQLHMAEVQIAYGMTETSPVSLQTGPNDALELRVTTVGRTQPHLETKLVDADGVTVARGETGELCTRGYSVMLGYWGDPEATRQAIDAAGWMHTGDLAVMDEAGYVRIVGRNKDMIIRGGENIYPRELEEFFHTHPAVAEAQVVGIPCSRYGEALVAWIRLRPGQVVTAAQLQTWCRSHVAHFKVPQHIRFVEAFPMTVTGKVQKFRMREISIEAYGAVKG encoded by the coding sequence ATGAATCAACCCAGCCATACCCGCGGTCACCAGGACGTGCCGCTGTTGACCACGACCCTCGGTCAGGCTTTCGATGCCACCGTCGCCAGGCATGCCGACGGTGAAGCGCTGGTCGTGCGCCATCAAGGCCTGCGCTACACCTGGCGGCAGTTGGCCGAGCAGATCGACATCCTAGCCCGTGCCCTGATGGCCTTGGGCGTCGGCCTGGGCGACCGGGTCGGCATCTGGTCGCCCAACTGCGCCGAGTGGTGCATCCTGCAGATCGCCAGTGCCAAGGTCGGCGCGATCCTGGTCACCATCAACCCGGCCTACCGGGTCGCGGAACTGGAGTACGTGCTGCGCCAGTCCGGCTGCCGCTGGCTGGTCTGTGCGGGCACGTTCAAGACGTCGGATTACCATGCCATGGTGCAGGCGCTGGTCCCGCAGACGTCCCGCAGGGTGCCGGGCGAATGGATCAGCGAGCGATTGCCCGAGCTGCGCGGCGTGATCAGTCTGGCGCATGAACCACCCAGCGGCTTTCTGCCATGGCGGGCATTGGCCGACCGGGCAGGGCAGACCTCGATCGAAGCCTATGAGGCCCGTCAACGGCAGCTTCGCTGCGAACAGCCGGTGAACATCCAGTACACCTCCGGCACCACCGGCGCGCCAAAAGGCGCGACCCTGAGTCACCACAACATCCTCAACAACGGGCGCATGGTCGGTCGCAGCCTGGGCCTGACCGCTCATGATCGCCTGGTGATTCCGGTGCCGCTGTACCACTGCTTCGGCATGGTCATGGCCAACCTCGGCTGCCTCACCCACGGCAGCACGATGATCTACCCCAATGACGCCTTCGACGCCGAACTGACCTTGCGCACCGTGGCCGAGGAGCGTGCCAGCGTGCTCTATGGCGTGCCGACCATGTTCATCGCGCTGCTCGACCACCCCGTGCGGACGCAGCTGGACCTGTCGAGCCTGCGCAGCGGCGTCATGGCGGGTGCCACCTGCCCGATCGAGGTCATGCGCCGGGTCATCGACCAACTGCACATGGCCGAGGTGCAGATCGCCTATGGCATGACCGAGACCAGTCCGGTCTCGTTGCAGACCGGGCCGAACGATGCACTGGAGTTGCGCGTGACCACCGTCGGGCGTACGCAGCCGCACCTGGAGACCAAGCTGGTGGATGCCGACGGCGTGACCGTCGCCCGAGGCGAGACCGGCGAGCTGTGCACTCGCGGCTACAGCGTGATGCTCGGCTACTGGGGCGACCCCGAGGCCACCCGCCAGGCCATCGATGCGGCAGGCTGGATGCACACCGGGGACCTGGCCGTGATGGACGAGGCGGGGTATGTGCGCATCGTCGGGCGCAACAAGGACATGATCATCCGCGGTGGCGAGAACATCTACCCACGCGAGCTGGAAGAGTTCTTCCACACCCACCCGGCGGTGGCCGAGGCACAGGTGGTCGGCATCCCCTGCAGCCGGTATGGGGAAGCGCTCGTCGCCTGGATCAGGCTACGGCCTGGCCAGGTCGTCACGGCCGCGCAATTGCAGACCTGGTGCAGGTCGCATGTCGCGCACTTCAAGGTGCCTCAGCACATTCGCTTCGTGGAGGCGTTTCCGATGACGGTCACGGGGAAAGTGCAGAAGTTTCGGATGCGGGAGATCAGCATCGAGGCGTATGGCGCTGTGAAAGGGTGA
- a CDS encoding isovaleryl-CoA dehydrogenase (catalyzes the formation of 3-methylbut-2-enoyl CoA from 3-methylbutanoyl CoA), with the protein MHYPSLNFALGETLDMLRDQVRTFVAAEVAPRAAQIDHDNLFPADLWRKFGDMGLLGITVPEEHGGAGLGYLAHVIAMEEISRGSASVALSYGAHSNLCVNQINRNGTPAQKQKYLPALLSGEHIGALAMSEPNAGSDVVSMKLRAEKRGDHYVLNGSKTWITNGPDAHTYVIYAKTDLDKGAHGITAFIVERDWKGFGRGNKFDKLGMRGSNTCELFFDGVEVPQENILGQLDGGVRVLMSGLDYERVVLAGGPTGIMQSCLDLVVPYIHDRKQFGQSIGEFQLIQAKIADLYTQLNASRAYLYAVAQACDRGETTRKDAAGVILYTAERATQMALEAIQILGGNGYINEFPAGRLLRDAKLYEIGAGTSEIRRMLIGRELFNETR; encoded by the coding sequence ATGCATTACCCTTCCCTGAATTTCGCTCTGGGCGAAACCCTCGACATGCTTCGCGATCAAGTGCGCACCTTCGTCGCGGCTGAAGTGGCGCCGCGCGCCGCGCAGATCGACCACGACAACCTGTTCCCCGCCGACCTGTGGCGCAAGTTCGGCGACATGGGCCTGCTGGGCATCACTGTGCCAGAAGAGCATGGCGGCGCAGGCTTGGGTTACCTGGCCCATGTGATCGCCATGGAGGAAATCAGCCGCGGTTCGGCCTCGGTGGCGCTGTCCTACGGCGCCCACTCCAACCTCTGCGTCAACCAGATCAACCGCAACGGCACCCCCGCACAGAAGCAGAAATACCTGCCCGCGCTGCTCAGCGGCGAGCACATCGGCGCTTTGGCCATGAGCGAGCCCAATGCAGGCTCGGATGTGGTGTCGATGAAATTGCGCGCAGAGAAACGCGGCGACCACTACGTGCTCAACGGCAGCAAGACCTGGATCACCAACGGCCCCGACGCCCATACCTACGTGATCTACGCCAAGACCGACCTGGACAAGGGCGCGCACGGCATCACCGCGTTCATCGTCGAGCGCGACTGGAAAGGCTTCGGCCGCGGCAACAAGTTCGACAAGCTGGGCATGCGCGGCTCCAACACCTGCGAGCTGTTCTTCGACGGCGTGGAAGTGCCGCAGGAGAACATCCTCGGCCAGCTCGACGGGGGCGTGCGCGTGCTGATGAGTGGCCTGGACTACGAGCGCGTGGTGCTGGCCGGCGGCCCTACCGGGATCATGCAAAGCTGCCTGGACCTGGTGGTGCCTTACATCCACGACCGCAAGCAGTTCGGTCAGAGCATCGGTGAATTCCAGCTGATCCAGGCCAAGATCGCCGACCTGTACACCCAGCTCAATGCCAGCCGCGCCTACCTGTACGCCGTCGCCCAGGCCTGCGACCGGGGCGAGACCACCCGCAAGGACGCCGCCGGGGTGATCCTGTACACCGCCGAGCGCGCCACGCAGATGGCCCTGGAGGCAATCCAGATCCTCGGCGGCAACGGTTACATCAATGAATTCCCGGCGGGCCGCCTGCTGCGCGACGCCAAGCTGTACGAGATCGGCGCGGGCACCAGTGAAATCCGCCGGATGCTGATCGGCCGTGAATTGTTCAACGAAACCCGCTGA
- a CDS encoding alpha-amylase, whose protein sequence is MAKRSRPAAFIDDPLWYKDAVIYQLHVKSFFDANNDGVGDFAGLIGKLDYIAELGVNTLWLLPFYPSPRRDDGYDISEYKAVHPDYGTMADAKRFIAEAHKRGLRVITELVINHTSDQHPWFQRARHAKPGSKARDFYVWSDTDQKYDGTRIIFLDTEHSNWTWDPVAKQYFWHRFYSHQPDLNFDNPQVLKAVLGVMRFWLDLGVDGLRLDAIPYLIERDGTNNENLPETHTVLKAIRAEIDAHYPDRMLLAEANQWPEDTRPYFGEGDGDECHMAFHFPLMPRMYMALAMEDRFPITDILRQTPPIPANCQWSIFLRNHDELTLEMVTDRERDYLWNHYAEDRRARINLGIRRRLAPLLQRDRRRIELLTSLLLSMPGTPTLYYGDELGMGDNIYLGDRDGVRTPMQWSSDRNGGFSRAEPQRLVLPPVMDPLYGYQTINVEAQSHDTHSLLNWNRRLLAVRAQQKAFGRGTMTLLSPSNRRILAYLREYTDAQGNSETILCVANVSRAAQAAELDLSAYAERVPVEMLGGSAFPPIGQLPFLLTLAPYGFYWFLLAPRERMPHWHVEPAEGLPELTTLVLKARMEELLDSPSRDALQDTILPQYLPKRRWFAGKEGPLDQVRLRYGVRLETATTPVLLSELEVTSNGTVSHYQLPFGLLAEDQVQAALPQQLALSRVRRKGQVGLITDAFVLEPFVRAVLQACQDRKRLASSAGELRFESTEQLASLGLNADSSVRYLGAEQSNSSVVVGDKLVLKLIRRVNGGIHPELEMSAYLTAAGFANISPLLAWVERVDEQQPHLLMIAQGYLSNQGDAWAWTQDTLERAIRDELEPGVTDQEGRANALAELKDFAALFGQRLGEMHVHLAQPTEDEAFAPRASTEQDSSQWGRQITAELEHALDLLVQHRGALDREAQALVDDLQQQRQGLLQHVQGLADQAQGGVLIRVHGDLHLGQVLVRQGDAYLIDFEGEPSRPLEERRAKLSPFKDVGGVLRSFDYAAAMLLRGSSGVDVSDAAQQARQRIARRYLHQSRHAFIEAYDQATLKLPHAWTQGDDEGRRAALDLFTLEKAAYEITYEAENRPSWLAVPLHGLHGLISTWGES, encoded by the coding sequence ATGGCCAAGCGTTCTCGCCCGGCAGCCTTCATCGATGACCCGTTGTGGTACAAGGACGCGGTGATCTACCAGCTTCACGTGAAGTCGTTCTTCGACGCCAACAACGACGGCGTCGGCGACTTCGCCGGCCTGATCGGCAAGCTCGACTACATCGCTGAGCTGGGCGTGAACACCTTGTGGTTGTTGCCGTTCTACCCGTCGCCACGGCGCGATGACGGCTACGACATCTCCGAATACAAGGCCGTGCACCCTGACTACGGCACCATGGCCGACGCCAAGCGCTTCATCGCCGAAGCACACAAGCGCGGGCTGCGGGTCATCACCGAACTGGTGATCAACCACACCTCCGACCAGCACCCCTGGTTCCAACGCGCGCGCCATGCCAAGCCTGGCAGCAAGGCACGTGACTTCTACGTCTGGTCGGACACCGACCAGAAGTACGACGGTACGCGGATCATCTTTCTCGACACCGAGCACTCCAACTGGACCTGGGACCCGGTGGCGAAGCAATACTTCTGGCATCGCTTCTACTCCCACCAGCCGGACCTCAACTTCGACAACCCTCAGGTGCTCAAGGCGGTCCTGGGGGTGATGCGCTTCTGGCTCGACCTGGGGGTCGATGGATTGCGCTTGGACGCCATCCCGTACCTGATCGAGCGTGACGGGACCAACAACGAGAACCTGCCCGAAACCCATACGGTGCTCAAGGCGATCCGTGCCGAGATCGATGCCCATTACCCCGACCGCATGCTGCTGGCCGAGGCCAACCAGTGGCCGGAAGACACACGTCCGTACTTCGGTGAAGGCGATGGCGACGAATGCCACATGGCGTTCCACTTCCCGCTGATGCCGCGCATGTACATGGCTCTGGCCATGGAAGACCGTTTCCCGATCACCGACATCCTGCGCCAGACGCCGCCCATTCCGGCCAACTGCCAATGGTCGATCTTCCTGCGCAACCACGATGAGCTGACGCTGGAGATGGTCACCGACCGTGAGCGGGACTACCTGTGGAATCATTACGCCGAAGACCGCCGCGCACGCATCAACCTGGGCATCCGTCGGCGCCTGGCGCCGTTGCTGCAGCGTGACCGCCGCCGCATCGAGCTGCTGACCAGCCTGCTGCTGTCCATGCCAGGCACGCCGACGTTGTATTACGGTGACGAGCTGGGCATGGGCGACAACATCTATCTGGGTGACCGCGATGGGGTGCGTACGCCCATGCAATGGTCGTCCGACCGCAATGGGGGGTTCTCGCGCGCCGAGCCGCAGCGCCTGGTGCTGCCGCCGGTCATGGACCCGTTGTACGGCTACCAGACCATCAACGTCGAAGCCCAGTCTCACGACACGCATTCGTTGCTCAACTGGAACCGTCGGTTGCTGGCGGTGCGAGCCCAGCAAAAGGCCTTCGGCCGCGGCACCATGACGCTGCTGTCGCCCAGCAACCGACGCATCCTGGCTTATCTGCGTGAGTACACCGATGCGCAGGGCAACAGCGAGACCATTCTCTGCGTCGCCAACGTCTCACGCGCAGCGCAAGCCGCCGAACTGGACCTTTCGGCCTATGCCGAACGGGTGCCGGTAGAGATGCTTGGCGGCAGCGCCTTCCCACCGATCGGCCAACTGCCGTTCCTGCTGACCTTGGCGCCTTACGGGTTCTACTGGTTCCTGTTGGCGCCCCGTGAACGCATGCCGCACTGGCATGTCGAACCTGCCGAGGGGTTACCCGAATTGACCACATTGGTATTGAAAGCCCGCATGGAAGAATTGCTCGACAGCCCCTCCCGAGACGCCCTGCAGGACACCATCCTGCCCCAGTACCTGCCCAAGCGACGCTGGTTCGCCGGCAAAGAAGGGCCGCTCGACCAGGTTCGCCTGCGTTATGGCGTCCGCCTGGAGACGGCCACCACGCCTGTGCTGCTCAGTGAACTCGAAGTCACCAGCAATGGCACCGTCAGCCATTACCAGCTGCCGTTCGGGCTGCTGGCCGAAGACCAGGTGCAAGCGGCCCTGCCGCAGCAGCTGGCGCTGTCGCGGGTCCGCCGCAAAGGCCAGGTCGGCCTGATCACCGACGCCTTCGTGCTCGAACCGTTCGTGCGTGCCGTGTTGCAGGCCTGTCAGGATCGCAAGCGCCTGGCCAGCAGTGCGGGCGAATTGCGGTTTGAATCCACCGAGCAACTGGCCAGCCTTGGGCTGAATGCCGACAGTTCGGTGCGCTACCTGGGGGCCGAGCAGTCCAACAGTTCGGTGGTGGTCGGTGACAAGCTCGTGCTCAAGCTCATTCGCCGCGTCAACGGAGGCATCCATCCTGAACTGGAGATGAGCGCCTACCTGACGGCCGCAGGCTTTGCCAATATCTCGCCCCTGCTGGCCTGGGTCGAGCGGGTGGACGAACAGCAGCCGCACCTGTTGATGATTGCCCAGGGCTACCTGAGTAACCAGGGCGATGCCTGGGCGTGGACCCAGGACACGCTGGAGCGGGCGATCCGTGACGAACTCGAGCCTGGCGTCACCGACCAGGAAGGCCGCGCCAATGCGCTGGCCGAGTTGAAGGACTTCGCTGCCTTGTTCGGCCAGCGCCTGGGCGAGATGCACGTGCACCTGGCCCAGCCCACGGAAGACGAGGCCTTCGCGCCACGGGCCAGCACCGAACAGGACAGCAGTCAGTGGGGGCGGCAGATCACTGCCGAGCTGGAGCACGCACTGGACCTGCTCGTCCAGCACCGTGGTGCGCTGGACCGCGAGGCGCAAGCCCTGGTCGATGACCTGCAACAGCAGCGCCAAGGGCTGCTGCAGCATGTCCAGGGCCTGGCCGACCAGGCGCAAGGCGGTGTGCTGATCCGCGTGCATGGCGACCTGCATCTGGGGCAGGTGCTGGTGAGGCAGGGCGATGCCTACCTCATCGACTTCGAGGGCGAACCCTCCCGGCCCCTGGAGGAGCGTCGCGCCAAGCTCAGCCCGTTCAAGGATGTCGGCGGCGTTCTGCGTTCGTTCGACTATGCTGCTGCCATGCTGCTGCGCGGCAGCTCTGGCGTCGATGTTTCCGATGCGGCGCAGCAGGCCCGGCAGCGGATTGCCCGGCGGTACCTGCATCAATCACGGCACGCGTTCATCGAGGCGTACGACCAGGCCACTCTTAAGTTGCCTCACGCCTGGACTCAAGGCGATGACGAAGGCAGACGTGCGGCGCTGGACCTGTTCACCTTGGAGAAGGCGGCCTACGAAATCACTTACGAAGCCGAAAACCGGCCAAGCTGGCTGGCTGTGCCCTTGCATGGCCTGCATGGACTGATCAGTACCTGGGGAGAGTCATAA
- a CDS encoding alpha-1,4-glucan--maltose-1-phosphate maltosyltransferase: MSRNEPFESVPMANDHPDQAVSLSQALLAPRIVIEDVQPSLDGGTFATKAVRGQPVDVSAKVYCDGHDQLAVMLNWRQANSRVWHCVPMESAGNDLWLAQFTPGELGPHLYSIETWIDPYATFCYDLGKKFNAGVEVKLELEEGRLLLGKGIERTEGALREQLDTLQQGLAHQSIDDQVTTLLSPDTARLMHQAEHRTYLTRSIEFAVDVDREAALFASWYELFPRSITDDKARHGTFNDVHSRLPMIRDMGFDVLYFPPIHPIGRQHRKGPNNSLHAGPDDPGSPYAIGSADGGHDAIHPQLGSREDFRRLVAAAAEHGLEIALDFAIQCSQDHPWLTEHPGWFSWRPDGTIRYAENPPKKYQDIVNVDFYAADAVPSLWLALRDVVIGWVEEGVKTFRVDNPHTKPLPFWQWLIANVRSQYPDVLFLAEAFTKPAMMARLGKVGYAQSYTYFTWRNTKKELTTYFEELNEAPWRDCYRPNFFVNTPDINPFFLQHSGRAGFLIRAALATMGSGLWGMYSGFELCEGAALPGKEEYLDSEKYEIRPRDYTQPGNIIAEIAQLNRIRRQNRALQTHLGVAFFNCWNDNILYFAKRTPERDNFILIAISLDPHNVQEAHFELPLWELGLDDDAQTHGEDLMNGHRWTWYGKTQWMRIDPAYQPFGIWRIEKAS, encoded by the coding sequence ATGTCACGTAATGAGCCCTTTGAGAGCGTGCCCATGGCGAATGATCACCCGGACCAGGCCGTCAGCCTGTCCCAGGCGCTGCTGGCCCCGCGGATCGTGATCGAGGACGTCCAGCCGTCCCTCGATGGCGGTACCTTCGCCACCAAGGCCGTGCGCGGCCAGCCGGTCGACGTGTCGGCCAAGGTCTACTGTGACGGTCACGATCAGTTGGCCGTGATGCTCAACTGGCGTCAGGCCAACAGTCGGGTCTGGCACTGCGTGCCCATGGAGTCGGCCGGCAACGACCTGTGGCTGGCGCAGTTCACGCCCGGCGAGTTGGGGCCGCACCTCTACAGCATCGAGACGTGGATCGACCCGTATGCCACGTTCTGCTACGACCTGGGCAAGAAGTTCAATGCCGGCGTCGAGGTCAAGCTGGAGCTCGAAGAAGGGCGTCTGCTGCTGGGCAAGGGCATCGAACGCACCGAAGGCGCACTGCGCGAGCAGCTGGACACCTTGCAGCAGGGGCTGGCCCATCAATCGATCGATGATCAGGTGACGACGTTGCTGTCCCCGGACACCGCTCGCCTCATGCACCAGGCCGAACACCGCACCTACCTGACCCGCAGTATCGAATTCGCCGTCGACGTGGACCGCGAGGCGGCGTTGTTCGCCAGCTGGTACGAGCTCTTCCCACGCTCGATCACCGACGACAAGGCGCGCCACGGCACCTTCAACGACGTGCACTCGCGCCTGCCGATGATCCGTGACATGGGCTTCGACGTGCTGTACTTCCCGCCCATACATCCGATCGGGCGTCAGCACCGTAAAGGTCCGAACAACTCGCTGCATGCCGGCCCGGACGATCCGGGCAGCCCGTACGCCATCGGCAGTGCCGACGGTGGCCATGACGCGATTCACCCACAGCTAGGCTCGCGCGAGGACTTCCGGCGCCTGGTCGCTGCCGCGGCCGAGCATGGCCTGGAAATCGCCCTCGACTTCGCCATCCAATGCTCCCAGGACCACCCGTGGCTGACCGAGCATCCCGGTTGGTTCAGCTGGCGCCCGGACGGCACTATCCGCTACGCCGAGAACCCGCCGAAGAAATACCAGGACATCGTCAATGTCGACTTCTACGCCGCCGATGCCGTCCCGTCGCTGTGGCTGGCTCTGCGCGACGTAGTGATCGGCTGGGTCGAGGAGGGGGTCAAGACCTTCCGCGTCGACAACCCGCACACCAAGCCGCTGCCGTTCTGGCAATGGCTGATCGCCAATGTGCGCAGCCAGTACCCGGACGTGCTGTTCCTCGCCGAAGCCTTCACCAAGCCTGCGATGATGGCGCGCCTGGGCAAGGTCGGTTATGCCCAGAGCTACACCTACTTCACCTGGCGCAACACCAAGAAGGAACTGACCACCTACTTCGAGGAGCTCAACGAGGCCCCGTGGCGCGACTGCTACCGGCCCAACTTCTTCGTCAACACGCCGGACATCAACCCGTTCTTCCTGCAGCACTCGGGGCGTGCGGGCTTCCTGATCCGGGCTGCGCTGGCGACCATGGGGTCGGGCCTGTGGGGCATGTACTCCGGGTTCGAGCTGTGCGAAGGCGCGGCGCTGCCAGGCAAGGAAGAATACCTGGACTCGGAGAAGTACGAGATCCGCCCGCGCGACTACACCCAGCCGGGCAACATCATCGCCGAGATCGCCCAGCTCAACCGGATCCGTCGTCAGAACCGTGCCCTGCAGACACACCTGGGCGTGGCATTCTTCAACTGCTGGAACGACAACATCCTGTATTTTGCCAAGCGCACGCCGGAGCGGGACAACTTCATCCTCATCGCCATCAGCCTGGACCCGCACAACGTCCAGGAAGCGCATTTCGAGCTGCCCTTGTGGGAGCTGGGGCTGGATGACGACGCCCAGACCCATGGCGAGGACCTGATGAACGGCCATCGCTGGACCTGGTACGGCAAGACGCAGTGGATGCGCATCGACCCGGCGTATCAGCCGTTCGGGATCTGGCGCATCGAAAAGGCCTCGTAA